Proteins encoded together in one Oxalobacteraceae sp. CFBP 8761 window:
- a CDS encoding homogentisate 1,2-dioxygenase, which produces MAHPSGYLSGFGNEFATEALPGALPQHRNSPQEVVYGLYAEQLSGTAFTAPRSHNRRSWLYRIRPAAVHGSFVPLDAPRLVSRFDNAAPPNQLRWSPLPMPTTPTDFIDGWVTMAGNGSAEAMTGCAVHLYAANQSMAGRYFYNADAELLIVPQLGRLRIATELGVLDVEPQEIAVIPRGVRFQVTLPDGEARGYLCENFGALLQLPDMGPIGSNGLANPRDFLTPVAQYEDVEGDFELVTKFGGRLWRAPIGHSPLDVVAWHGNYAPYKYDLRHFNAIGSISYDHPDPSIFLVLQAPSDTPGVDTLDFVIFPPRWLVAEDTFRPPWFHRNVASEFMGLIHGAYDAKADGFVPGGSSVHNCMSGHGPDAATFDKASSADTRQPHKVGDTMAFMFETRNVLVPTEQALASPQLQGDYQQCWAGITRRFRTTP; this is translated from the coding sequence ATGGCCCACCCGTCAGGTTATCTGTCCGGCTTCGGCAACGAATTTGCCACCGAAGCCCTGCCAGGTGCGCTGCCGCAGCATCGCAACTCGCCGCAGGAGGTGGTGTATGGCCTGTATGCGGAGCAATTGTCCGGCACCGCCTTCACTGCCCCGCGCAGCCATAACCGGCGCTCGTGGCTGTACCGGATTCGCCCGGCCGCCGTGCATGGCAGCTTCGTGCCGCTGGATGCGCCGCGCCTGGTCAGCCGTTTCGACAATGCCGCGCCACCGAATCAGTTGCGCTGGAGTCCGCTGCCAATGCCGACGACCCCGACGGATTTTATCGATGGCTGGGTGACGATGGCGGGCAACGGCTCGGCCGAGGCGATGACGGGCTGCGCCGTGCACCTGTACGCGGCCAACCAGTCGATGGCCGGCCGTTACTTCTACAATGCGGACGCCGAACTGCTGATCGTGCCCCAGCTGGGGCGCTTGCGTATCGCTACCGAACTGGGCGTGCTGGACGTCGAGCCGCAGGAAATCGCCGTGATCCCACGCGGCGTGCGCTTCCAGGTGACGCTGCCCGACGGCGAAGCGCGCGGCTACCTGTGCGAGAACTTCGGCGCGCTGCTGCAACTGCCCGACATGGGCCCGATCGGCTCGAACGGCCTGGCCAACCCGCGCGACTTTCTGACGCCGGTGGCCCAATACGAAGATGTCGAAGGCGATTTCGAGCTGGTCACCAAATTCGGCGGGCGGCTCTGGCGCGCGCCGATCGGCCACTCGCCGCTGGACGTGGTGGCGTGGCACGGCAACTACGCGCCCTATAAGTATGACCTGCGCCACTTCAATGCCATCGGCTCGATCAGCTACGACCACCCGGACCCGTCGATATTTCTCGTGCTGCAAGCGCCATCGGATACGCCGGGCGTCGATACGCTCGACTTCGTCATCTTCCCGCCGCGCTGGCTGGTGGCGGAAGACACGTTCCGGCCGCCCTGGTTCCACCGCAATGTGGCGAGCGAATTCATGGGCTTGATTCACGGCGCCTACGACGCCAAGGCGGACGGCTTCGTTCCGGGAGGCTCGAGCGTGCACAACTGCATGAGCGGGCACGGGCCGGACGCCGCGACCTTCGACAAGGCCAGCAGCGCGGACACGCGTCAGCCGCACAAGGTGGGCGACACGATGGCGTTCATGTTCGAGACGCGCAATGTGCTGGTGCCGACCGAGCAGGCGCTGGCGTCACCGCAATTGCAGGGGGATTATCAGCAGTGCTGGGCCGGCATCACCAGGCGCTTTCGCACGACGCCTTGA
- a CDS encoding amino acid permease, whose protein sequence is MDDGHHQLKRGLKNRHIQLIALGGAIGTGLFLGIASTIQMAGPSVLLGYAIAGAVAFLIMRQLGEMIVDEPVAGSFSHFADKYCGRWAGFVSGWNYWVMYILVSLAELTALGIYMQYWFPELPTWVSALGFFVLVNLLSLLNVKAFGEMEFWFAVIKVAAVVGMIVFGLYLLIGGGAGPEAGVSNLWRHGGFFPNGVAGLAMAMAVIMFSFGGLELIGITAAEADDPSRTIPRATNNALYRILIFYIGALAVLLMLFPWQKVVTGGSPFVLIFAALDNGWVANVLNLVVLTAALSVYNGCVYANSRMLFGLAAQGNAPRALMRTNARGVPLNALAVSAIATGSAILINYFLPEEALGMVMSLAVAALVINWAMISWSHLRFRRSKDNAGALTLFRSPWFPLSNYVCLAFVAILLVIMAITPGLRISVILIPIWLALLGLGFWLRERRAAVQ, encoded by the coding sequence ATGGACGACGGGCACCACCAACTCAAGCGCGGGCTCAAGAACCGCCACATCCAGCTGATCGCCCTGGGCGGCGCCATCGGCACTGGCCTGTTCCTCGGCATCGCCTCGACCATCCAGATGGCCGGCCCGTCGGTGCTGCTCGGGTATGCGATTGCCGGCGCGGTCGCCTTCCTGATCATGCGCCAGCTGGGCGAGATGATCGTCGACGAACCGGTGGCCGGCTCGTTCAGCCACTTCGCTGACAAGTATTGCGGGCGCTGGGCAGGCTTCGTGTCGGGCTGGAATTACTGGGTCATGTACATCCTGGTCAGCCTCGCGGAACTGACGGCGCTGGGCATCTATATGCAGTACTGGTTCCCGGAACTGCCGACGTGGGTCTCGGCACTGGGCTTCTTCGTCCTCGTCAACCTGCTCAGCCTGTTGAACGTGAAGGCGTTCGGCGAGATGGAATTCTGGTTTGCCGTCATCAAGGTGGCGGCCGTGGTCGGCATGATCGTGTTCGGCCTGTACCTGTTGATCGGCGGCGGCGCCGGACCCGAGGCGGGCGTGTCCAATCTGTGGCGCCACGGCGGCTTCTTCCCCAACGGCGTGGCCGGCCTGGCCATGGCCATGGCGGTGATCATGTTTTCGTTCGGCGGGCTGGAACTGATCGGCATCACCGCCGCCGAGGCGGACGACCCGTCGCGCACGATTCCGCGCGCGACCAATAACGCCCTGTACCGCATCCTGATCTTCTACATCGGCGCGCTGGCCGTGCTCCTGATGCTGTTCCCGTGGCAGAAAGTCGTCACCGGCGGCAGCCCGTTCGTGCTGATCTTCGCCGCGCTCGACAACGGCTGGGTCGCCAACGTCCTGAACCTGGTCGTGCTGACGGCTGCGCTGTCGGTCTACAACGGCTGTGTGTATGCCAACAGCCGCATGCTGTTCGGCCTGGCCGCGCAAGGCAATGCGCCGCGCGCGCTGATGCGCACCAATGCACGCGGTGTGCCGCTCAATGCGCTTGCCGTGTCGGCCATCGCCACCGGCTCGGCAATCCTGATCAATTACTTCCTGCCAGAAGAAGCGCTGGGCATGGTGATGAGCCTGGCCGTCGCCGCGCTCGTCATCAACTGGGCGATGATTTCGTGGAGCCACCTGCGCTTCCGGCGCAGCAAGGACAACGCTGGCGCGCTGACATTGTTCCGCAGTCCGTGGTTTCCGCTGTCGAATTACGTGTGCCTGGCGTTCGTCGCCATCCTGCTCGTGATCATGGCGATCACGCCGGGGCTGCGCATTTCGGTGATCCTGATCCCGATCTGGCTGGCGCTGCTGGGCCTGGGGTTCTGGCTGCGCGAGCGGCGCGCCGCTGTGCAGTAA
- a CDS encoding HlyC/CorC family transporter, which produces MSDILIILVLILLNGVFAMSELALVSAKRMRLERRAQEGSRGARSAIALADNPSHFLSTVQVGITLIGIFTGAFGEASLVTRLQPQIEMVGFLAPYAYEISLFIVVLAITFVSIVLGELVPKRIAMRHPETMATLIAPPLSALSLIMSPFVKVLSLTTEAIVRLFGIHDAKEEAPTEEDIAGMFKEGTDAGLFEKTEYDIVSRALRLDDRHLKALMTPRVDLIMIDLDAERRDTLELIACHTYSRFPVYRGDRAQILGFVKVRDLLAQSVRHGSLEAVNIEHAVQDVLFVPETVGAMVLLELFKKNRAELALIVDEYGDIQGMVTLSDVMSALVGDVTVNGEETDPDAVQRQDGSWLLDGGVDLDRFRDVFNTTERFPDEELGAYHTLAGFVLYQFGYIPKASESFDWNGYRIEVVDMDGNRIDKLLIEQLALPDPAPAEE; this is translated from the coding sequence ATGTCAGATATATTGATCATCCTCGTTCTGATCCTCTTGAACGGGGTGTTCGCGATGAGCGAACTCGCTCTCGTTTCCGCAAAACGCATGCGCCTCGAACGGCGCGCGCAGGAAGGCAGCCGCGGGGCGCGCAGCGCTATCGCACTGGCCGACAACCCGAGTCATTTTCTTTCCACCGTCCAGGTCGGCATCACGCTGATCGGCATCTTTACCGGTGCCTTCGGTGAAGCCTCGCTTGTTACGCGCCTGCAGCCGCAGATCGAAATGGTGGGCTTCCTGGCCCCCTACGCTTACGAAATCTCACTGTTCATCGTGGTGCTGGCCATCACGTTCGTGTCGATCGTGCTGGGCGAACTGGTCCCGAAACGCATCGCAATGCGCCATCCCGAGACGATGGCAACCCTGATTGCCCCGCCGCTATCTGCCCTGTCGCTGATCATGTCGCCGTTCGTCAAGGTGCTGTCACTGACGACCGAAGCGATCGTGCGCCTGTTCGGCATCCATGACGCCAAAGAGGAAGCGCCGACCGAAGAAGACATCGCCGGCATGTTCAAGGAAGGCACCGACGCCGGCCTGTTCGAAAAGACCGAATACGATATCGTCTCGCGCGCGCTGCGCCTGGATGACCGGCACCTGAAGGCGCTGATGACGCCGCGCGTCGACCTGATCATGATCGACCTGGACGCCGAGCGCCGCGACACGCTCGAACTGATCGCCTGCCATACCTACAGCCGCTTCCCGGTCTACCGTGGCGACCGCGCCCAGATCCTGGGCTTCGTGAAGGTACGCGACCTGCTGGCCCAGTCGGTACGCCACGGCTCGCTCGAGGCGGTCAATATCGAACATGCCGTGCAGGACGTGCTGTTCGTGCCGGAGACCGTCGGCGCAATGGTGCTGCTCGAGCTGTTCAAGAAAAACCGCGCCGAGCTGGCGCTGATCGTCGATGAGTACGGCGACATCCAGGGCATGGTCACGCTGTCGGACGTGATGAGCGCGCTGGTGGGCGACGTCACCGTGAATGGTGAAGAAACCGATCCCGACGCCGTCCAGCGCCAGGATGGCAGCTGGCTGCTCGATGGCGGCGTGGATCTGGACCGCTTCCGCGACGTCTTCAACACCACTGAACGCTTCCCGGACGAAGAACTGGGCGCGTACCACACGCTGGCCGGCTTCGTGCTCTACCAGTTCGGGTATATCCCGAAAGCGTCCGAGTCGTTCGACTGGAATGGCTATCGGATCGAAGTGGTCGACATGGACGGCAACCGCATCGACAAGCTCCTGATCGAACAGCTCGCGCTGCCCGACCCAGCGCCGGCCGAAGAATGA
- a CDS encoding TlpA family protein disulfide reductase, whose protein sequence is MDAIRLGPLYLPIAVALSLAAVLAATLVAEWFRRRRAIDPGGALWNMIVAGFVSARLVFVLKHHAIYLAAPLSVFDIRDGGFETVAGLIAACVVGAELTRRQAALRRPVLACMLAGCAVWFVGTLLNQALTPAHTPMPDVMVRQLDGREVALRSFADRPVVLNLWATWCPPCRREMPALMAAQAAHPEIAFVLVNQGESAATVAAYVERERLPLQAQSATIVLDQGSQVAGRLGAAGMPTTLFYDAAGRLRTRHVGELSPATLADKLAAIQH, encoded by the coding sequence ATGGACGCCATCCGGCTGGGGCCGCTGTACCTTCCGATCGCGGTCGCCCTGTCGCTGGCCGCGGTGCTGGCGGCCACGCTGGTGGCCGAATGGTTCCGGCGCCGACGCGCCATCGATCCGGGCGGTGCGCTATGGAACATGATCGTGGCCGGCTTCGTCTCGGCCCGTCTCGTGTTCGTCCTGAAGCACCATGCAATCTACCTGGCCGCGCCGCTGAGCGTGTTCGACATCCGTGACGGCGGCTTTGAGACGGTCGCCGGCCTGATCGCGGCCTGCGTGGTCGGGGCCGAGCTGACGCGCCGCCAGGCAGCGCTGCGCCGCCCCGTGCTGGCCTGCATGCTGGCCGGCTGCGCGGTCTGGTTCGTCGGCACCCTGCTGAATCAGGCACTGACGCCGGCCCACACGCCCATGCCGGACGTCATGGTGCGCCAGCTCGACGGCCGCGAAGTCGCGCTACGCAGCTTCGCCGACCGCCCAGTCGTGCTGAACCTGTGGGCCACCTGGTGTCCACCCTGCCGGCGCGAGATGCCGGCCCTGATGGCAGCGCAGGCGGCCCACCCGGAGATCGCGTTCGTGCTGGTCAACCAGGGCGAATCCGCCGCCACCGTGGCCGCTTATGTCGAGCGCGAGCGTCTGCCATTGCAGGCGCAGTCCGCCACGATCGTGCTGGACCAGGGCAGTCAGGTCGCTGGGCGCCTTGGCGCGGCCGGCATGCCGACGACGCTGTTCTACGATGCGGCCGGCCGCCTGCGCACGCGCCATGTGGGCGAACTCTCGCCGGCCACGCTGGCCGACAAGCTGGCGGCGATCCAGCACTGA
- a CDS encoding outer membrane beta-barrel protein, producing the protein MNQPFKTRYVTYLTALLLLIPLSAAAQDEAGFYASAYGGVPAAPSTSFSEFRPTGPGVGGTAKFGGGLGFGAAVGRRFGNGWAVELALDERGNYLRRIGGVEVDGNIFSELVLLNVYYRFPARGALRPFIGAGLGYVIALDIDVDRNGSEQEYSREGGVGVQAIVGVEYSLAPRWRLTGDARWTSVESGTFKASNAGNMLIGKPKYRPASLNFGVTYLF; encoded by the coding sequence ATGAACCAGCCTTTCAAGACGCGCTACGTCACGTATCTCACCGCACTCCTGCTGCTGATCCCGTTATCAGCTGCCGCCCAGGACGAAGCAGGCTTCTACGCCAGCGCTTACGGGGGCGTCCCCGCAGCGCCATCGACCAGCTTTTCCGAGTTCCGCCCTACCGGTCCCGGTGTAGGAGGCACGGCCAAATTTGGTGGGGGTCTCGGTTTTGGCGCCGCCGTGGGCCGTCGCTTCGGCAACGGGTGGGCCGTCGAGCTGGCCTTGGACGAGCGCGGCAATTATCTCAGGCGCATCGGCGGTGTCGAAGTCGATGGCAACATCTTTTCCGAACTGGTCCTCTTGAACGTGTACTACCGCTTCCCGGCTCGCGGCGCGTTACGTCCGTTCATCGGCGCCGGCCTGGGCTACGTGATCGCGCTCGATATCGACGTTGACCGCAACGGATCAGAGCAGGAGTATTCACGTGAAGGCGGCGTGGGTGTACAAGCCATCGTGGGCGTCGAGTACAGCCTGGCACCCCGCTGGCGCCTCACTGGCGATGCGCGCTGGACTAGTGTCGAGAGTGGCACATTCAAGGCATCTAATGCCGGCAATATGCTGATCGGCAAGCCGAAATATCGACCAGCCTCACTCAATTTCGGCGTCACCTATCTGTTCTAA
- a CDS encoding DinB family protein: protein MPTCDDILLLARYNATMNRQLYNAAATLPQEAVTAERGAFFGSLLGTLNHLVAGDSIWLSRFAGHVAMFRALETLRGVAIPSDLRQSYGDSLALLRVQRERIDGIVMALAAEVTAADLDHVLAYRNTRGASFCKPFGSLLLHFFNHQTHHRGQASTLLTQAGADIGVTDLLVLVGDQPPA, encoded by the coding sequence ATGCCGACCTGCGACGACATCCTTCTGCTGGCACGCTACAACGCGACGATGAACCGCCAGCTGTACAATGCGGCCGCGACCTTGCCGCAGGAGGCAGTCACTGCCGAGCGGGGTGCCTTCTTTGGATCATTGCTGGGAACGCTGAATCATCTGGTCGCAGGCGACAGCATCTGGCTGTCACGCTTTGCTGGCCATGTGGCGATGTTTCGCGCGCTCGAGACGCTGCGCGGCGTGGCGATCCCCAGCGACTTGCGCCAGTCGTACGGCGACAGCCTGGCGTTGCTGCGCGTGCAGCGCGAGCGGATCGACGGGATCGTCATGGCGCTGGCGGCCGAGGTAACGGCAGCCGATCTGGACCACGTGCTGGCTTACCGCAACACGCGTGGCGCCTCGTTCTGCAAGCCGTTCGGCAGCCTGCTGCTGCACTTTTTCAATCACCAGACCCATCACCGCGGCCAGGCCAGCACTTTGCTGACGCAGGCCGGCGCCGACATCGGCGTGACCGACCTGCTGGTGCTTGTCGGGGACCAGCCGCCAGCGTGA
- a CDS encoding MCP four helix bundle domain-containing protein, whose translation MYARSHRTIDQFRFGRKIVRLTNWKLATRLGMGFGLLMVFLIILAAVTITRINASNQAIGFILEDRYVKVVLTQSIETEINVQARDLRNAIILGAGETAQIAAIIDRIAESVHRTDEFMTKLKSMINTPKGEALFQSLSDARGKYGVARTATMALLREGKTTEAGAYLLKEVTSPQAEFSAALDAMSSFQASLMESEGAKVRADAQSAVWIAIALTIGALIAATIVAVLTTRSITVPVNRALTLAQAVASGDLRQQIDQTGTDEIGTLLTALKNMNASLLDIVGQVRSGANEIATASKEISVGNNDLSVRTEQQASALEETASSMEELNSTVKQNSENVHQANALARSASEIAREGGVVVAEVVTTMGVISATSNKIVDIIGVIDGIAFQTNILALNAAVEAARAGEQGRGFAVVASEVRNLAQRSAAAAKEIKILISDSLDKVNIGNELVSKAGATMTQVVGSIERVTTIMGDISAAGQEQDAGIEQINQAVTEMDAVTQQNAALVEQAAAASTSLQEQAAQLARVVSIFQLADADAASAAARVPDRPRKQVANAAVSTARVQPTRRAPASTAELAWEQF comes from the coding sequence ATGTACGCCCGATCGCATCGGACGATTGATCAATTCAGATTTGGAAGGAAGATTGTGAGACTGACTAACTGGAAACTCGCCACGCGTTTAGGAATGGGATTTGGCCTGCTGATGGTCTTCCTGATCATACTGGCCGCTGTGACGATTACGCGCATCAACGCGTCGAATCAGGCCATCGGCTTCATCCTGGAAGACCGTTACGTCAAGGTCGTGCTGACCCAATCCATCGAAACCGAGATCAATGTGCAGGCGCGTGACTTGCGCAATGCCATCATCCTCGGCGCGGGCGAAACAGCGCAGATCGCGGCGATCATCGACAGGATCGCCGAGTCCGTGCACAGGACCGACGAATTCATGACCAAACTGAAAAGCATGATCAACACGCCGAAAGGCGAGGCCCTGTTCCAATCGTTGAGCGACGCTCGCGGGAAGTACGGCGTGGCACGCACAGCGACGATGGCATTGTTGCGAGAAGGGAAAACCACCGAGGCGGGTGCGTATTTGCTGAAGGAGGTCACGTCACCGCAGGCAGAATTCTCGGCCGCGCTGGATGCCATGTCGAGCTTCCAGGCGTCGCTGATGGAAAGTGAAGGGGCGAAGGTGCGGGCCGACGCGCAATCGGCAGTCTGGATCGCGATTGCGCTCACCATCGGCGCCCTGATTGCTGCGACGATCGTCGCCGTACTGACAACCCGTTCGATTACCGTGCCTGTCAATCGCGCGCTCACGCTCGCCCAGGCAGTGGCCAGCGGCGATCTGCGTCAACAAATCGACCAGACCGGTACCGATGAAATCGGCACGCTGCTGACGGCGTTAAAGAACATGAATGCGAGTCTGCTGGACATCGTGGGGCAGGTCCGTTCGGGCGCCAACGAGATTGCCACGGCCAGCAAGGAAATTTCGGTCGGTAACAACGATTTGTCTGTGCGGACTGAACAGCAGGCCAGCGCGCTGGAAGAAACCGCATCGTCGATGGAAGAGTTGAACTCGACCGTCAAACAGAACAGCGAGAATGTGCATCAGGCAAATGCTCTGGCACGGTCGGCGTCGGAGATTGCCCGCGAGGGCGGCGTGGTGGTTGCCGAAGTCGTCACGACGATGGGCGTGATCAGCGCCACGTCAAACAAGATCGTCGATATCATCGGCGTGATCGACGGCATCGCCTTCCAGACCAATATCCTGGCATTGAATGCGGCCGTGGAAGCGGCGCGCGCGGGCGAACAGGGGCGCGGATTTGCCGTGGTGGCGTCCGAAGTGCGTAACCTGGCCCAACGTTCGGCGGCAGCGGCCAAGGAAATCAAAATCCTGATCAGCGACTCGCTGGACAAAGTCAATATCGGCAACGAGCTGGTCTCCAAGGCGGGTGCAACCATGACGCAAGTGGTCGGCAGCATCGAGCGCGTCACCACGATCATGGGCGATATCTCGGCTGCCGGACAGGAGCAGGATGCCGGCATCGAGCAGATCAACCAGGCGGTGACTGAAATGGACGCGGTCACGCAACAGAACGCTGCGCTGGTCGAGCAGGCGGCCGCTGCCAGCACGTCACTGCAGGAGCAGGCGGCGCAACTGGCCCGGGTTGTCAGCATCTTCCAGCTCGCGGACGCGGATGCTGCAAGCGCTGCAGCGCGCGTGCCGGATCGCCCCCGGAAGCAGGTTGCAAACGCTGCCGTGTCGACGGCTCGCGTACAACCCACCAGACGCGCACCGGCATCAACGGCGGAGCTCGCGTGGGAACAGTTCTAG
- a CDS encoding MBL fold metallo-hydrolase produces MQLNPIQLFDAESSTFTYILAAPGAVDAAIIDPVDRHFDRDLAHLERLGLRLTHVFETHAHADHVTSAGRLRAHTGAKACAPGGCGIAPAEIQLQDGDRIGFADGEEIAVIHTPGHTAGSMCYLWRGNLFSGDTLLIGGCGRTDFQGGSAGDLYDSVTRKLFTLDPATRVWPGHDYKGQSVSTIGWERAHNARLAGRSRPDFIALMAALDLPRPGLMDVAVPANRNLGLTHGV; encoded by the coding sequence ATGCAACTGAACCCGATCCAGCTGTTCGACGCCGAGTCGTCCACCTTCACCTATATCCTGGCCGCGCCCGGCGCTGTCGACGCCGCCATCATCGACCCGGTCGACCGCCACTTCGACCGCGACCTCGCGCATCTCGAACGGCTTGGCCTGCGCCTGACGCACGTGTTCGAAACGCACGCGCATGCCGACCACGTCACGTCCGCCGGGCGCCTGCGCGCGCACACGGGTGCAAAGGCGTGCGCGCCGGGCGGCTGCGGCATCGCGCCGGCGGAAATCCAGCTGCAGGACGGCGACCGCATCGGGTTTGCCGATGGCGAAGAGATTGCCGTGATCCATACGCCAGGCCACACGGCCGGGAGCATGTGCTACCTGTGGCGCGGCAACCTGTTCAGCGGGGACACGCTGCTGATCGGCGGTTGTGGCCGCACCGACTTCCAGGGCGGCAGCGCGGGCGACCTGTATGACAGCGTCACCCGCAAGCTGTTCACGCTCGATCCCGCCACGCGGGTCTGGCCCGGCCACGATTACAAGGGCCAGTCGGTCTCGACCATCGGCTGGGAACGCGCGCACAATGCGCGTCTTGCCGGCCGCTCCCGCCCTGACTTTATCGCGCTGATGGCCGCGCTCGATTTGCCGCGGCCCGGCCTGATGGATGTCGCGGTACCGGCCAACCGCAACCTGGGACTGACGCACGGCGTGTAG
- a CDS encoding PLP-dependent aminotransferase family protein, with product MSQARPVPDPQVPVWLPQLTTNGGPRFLQIADALQAAIVAGSLAPGDRLPPQRQLAARLDVDLTTVTRAYDEARRRNLLEGRGAHGTYVAPPKVGFAPVIDLSMNTPPPPAGVDVDDMLKQGLSQVLLSADSQLLMTYHLGGGSDADRQAGATWLEPICGRLDPAHIVVCPGAQAAIAAAILAMTTPGDTILTEPMSYPGLRDAATHLGRRLVTVEADEHGMVPERLEEACRRDKPGLVYLNPTLQNPTAVTMPESRRQAIAGIAQRDDVRILEDDPYWLLADAPPAPIVTLAPHHVMYVSTLSKCLAPGLRVAFVVLPDPEQRARFLGALRSLALMATPLSVALATQWIVDGSAARLMQGIRDEARLRQRMARSALAGQYSGIGDGLHGWLTLPACWNPAQLAAAAATEGIVVTPADAFAAGSESVNAIRLSLGNIKDRQQLQAGLQRLSDLIARRPASFGAALTR from the coding sequence ATGTCCCAGGCAAGGCCCGTACCCGACCCGCAGGTTCCCGTCTGGCTGCCGCAACTGACCACGAATGGCGGCCCCCGTTTTTTGCAGATTGCGGATGCTTTGCAAGCGGCCATCGTGGCCGGATCGCTGGCGCCGGGTGACCGCCTGCCCCCGCAGCGCCAGCTCGCGGCGCGGCTGGACGTCGACCTGACGACCGTCACGCGCGCCTACGATGAAGCCAGGCGCCGCAACCTGCTGGAGGGGCGCGGCGCGCACGGCACGTATGTTGCGCCCCCAAAAGTCGGCTTTGCCCCGGTGATCGACCTGAGCATGAACACGCCGCCACCGCCTGCAGGCGTGGACGTCGACGACATGCTGAAACAGGGCTTGTCCCAGGTGCTGCTGAGCGCAGACAGTCAATTACTGATGACCTACCATCTGGGCGGCGGCAGCGATGCCGACCGCCAGGCCGGCGCCACCTGGCTCGAGCCGATCTGCGGACGGTTGGATCCCGCGCACATCGTGGTCTGTCCCGGCGCGCAGGCCGCGATTGCCGCCGCCATCCTCGCCATGACGACGCCAGGCGACACGATTCTGACTGAACCGATGAGCTACCCCGGCCTGCGCGACGCTGCGACCCATCTGGGCCGGCGCCTCGTCACCGTGGAAGCCGACGAACACGGCATGGTCCCCGAGCGGCTCGAGGAAGCCTGCCGCCGCGACAAGCCCGGACTCGTCTACCTGAATCCCACCTTGCAGAACCCGACTGCCGTCACGATGCCCGAGAGCCGGCGCCAGGCGATTGCGGGCATCGCGCAGCGCGACGATGTGCGTATTCTCGAGGACGATCCCTACTGGCTGCTGGCCGACGCCCCACCGGCGCCGATCGTGACGCTCGCCCCACATCACGTGATGTATGTCTCGACCTTGTCGAAATGCCTGGCCCCCGGTTTGCGTGTCGCGTTCGTCGTCCTGCCCGACCCGGAACAGCGCGCCCGCTTCCTTGGCGCGCTGCGCTCGCTTGCACTGATGGCCACGCCATTGTCGGTCGCGCTGGCCACCCAGTGGATCGTCGACGGGTCGGCCGCCAGGCTGATGCAGGGCATACGCGATGAAGCGCGCCTGCGCCAGCGGATGGCGCGTTCTGCCCTGGCCGGGCAGTACAGCGGCATTGGCGATGGCCTGCATGGTTGGCTGACGTTGCCGGCCTGCTGGAACCCCGCGCAGTTGGCGGCTGCGGCGGCGACCGAAGGCATCGTGGTCACGCCGGCCGATGCATTCGCGGCAGGGAGCGAGTCAGTCAATGCGATCCGGCTCTCTCTGGGCAACATCAAGGACCGTCAACAGTTGCAGGCCGGGCTTCAACGGCTGTCGGATCTGATCGCCCGGCGGCCCGCTTCGTTCGGCGCCGCGCTGACTCGCTAG